Proteins from one Candidatus Methanosphaera massiliense genomic window:
- a CDS encoding DUF389 domain-containing protein — translation MDTAQPDVIYERVIGGTRVKGTNAVLLILSIFIASAGLNSNSVAVIIGAMLISPLMGGITAAGYGAGTNNYKMTRNALVKVAFQVVVAIIISTLYFRFSLITTTIPTEQLLARTEPTLTDVLIAVCGGLAGILALTREDSGTVVIPGVAIATAIMPPLCTVGYGLATAQWHVSLMAFYLFFINAFCIGGSATIMVRLLKLPTVKGLTPEQHRKVTRNFIILAIIIFIPAAIMSFSVYMEHVEEGNANTMYSANDSSSIKMDTGNGIQKSIDEKSHIKVLNYFSNSFISYEYNNLISASLV, via the coding sequence ATGGACACTGCTCAACCAGATGTAATCTATGAAAGAGTTATCGGTGGTACAAGAGTAAAAGGTACAAATGCTGTATTATTGATACTATCAATATTTATTGCCTCAGCAGGGCTAAATTCTAATTCAGTTGCTGTGATTATAGGAGCAATGTTAATATCACCACTTATGGGTGGTATAACCGCAGCTGGTTATGGTGCAGGAACTAATAATTATAAAATGACTAGAAATGCACTTGTTAAGGTAGCTTTTCAAGTTGTAGTTGCAATAATAATTTCCACGTTATATTTTAGATTTTCATTGATAACTACAACCATTCCAACAGAACAATTATTAGCACGTACAGAACCTACACTAACTGATGTGTTGATTGCCGTGTGTGGTGGACTTGCAGGAATACTTGCATTAACGAGGGAAGATAGTGGTACTGTTGTTATACCAGGTGTAGCCATTGCTACTGCTATTATGCCACCATTATGTACTGTAGGTTATGGTCTTGCAACTGCCCAATGGCACGTATCATTAATGGCATTTTATTTATTCTTTATTAATGCATTTTGTATTGGTGGTTCAGCAACAATAATGGTCAGATTACTAAAATTACCTACAGTTAAGGGTTTAACACCAGAGCAGCATAGAAAAGTTACAAGAAATTTCATAATATTAGCTATAATCATATTTATACCTGCAGCTATCATGAGTTTTTCAGTTTATATGGAACATGTAGAAGAGGGTAATGCTAATACTATGTATAGTGCTAATGATTCTTCTAGTATAAAGATGGATACAGGTAATGGTATTCAGAAATCAATAGATGAGAAATCACATATTAAAGTGTTAAATTACTTTTCTAATTCATTTATAAGTTATGAATATAATAATTTGATTTCGGCGAGTTTAGTTTAA
- a CDS encoding heavy metal-binding domain-containing protein, with protein MIITTTENIPGKEYEILGLVNGNNIQSKNIFRDFTQGIKNITGGELHAYTEMMMESRNTAEERMIEQAKKLNADAIVMVRFNTSSIVENSSEVHCYGTAVKFI; from the coding sequence ATGATAATCACAACAACTGAAAACATACCTGGAAAAGAATATGAAATTCTAGGATTAGTAAATGGAAACAACATCCAATCAAAAAATATCTTCAGAGATTTCACACAGGGAATAAAAAACATCACGGGTGGAGAACTACACGCTTACACAGAAATGATGATGGAATCAAGAAACACAGCAGAAGAACGAATGATAGAACAAGCAAAGAAATTAAACGCTGATGCAATAGTAATGGTTAGATTTAACACTAGTTCAATAGTTGAAAATTCTTCAGAAGTACATTGTTATGGTACGGCAGTTAAATTTATCTAA
- a CDS encoding HAD family hydrolase, translated as MKKLIIFDFDGTLFNTMPDVANCLDIALKKHNFPQLTYNEYENAVGGDITQVISNVLKENNTPENIEKVKTTYQKIYLNNPNELTTLYDGIHQLLQTLQENNINLAINSNRKTESIKYYTSKFLNDITFNYIRGNNPNILPKPDPTNLLNILKKSNIKKEEALYVGDTNVDVETSQNAGVDCVIVKWGQGNEKNMNKNHIMGVIDKPEDLYSFIE; from the coding sequence ATGAAAAAATTAATTATATTTGATTTTGATGGAACATTATTCAACACAATGCCTGATGTAGCAAATTGTCTTGACATAGCATTAAAAAAACATAATTTCCCCCAACTAACATACAACGAATATGAAAATGCAGTTGGAGGAGATATAACACAAGTAATATCAAATGTATTAAAAGAAAATAATACACCAGAAAACATCGAAAAAGTAAAAACAACCTACCAAAAAATATACCTAAACAATCCTAATGAATTAACAACACTTTATGATGGAATACATCAACTATTACAAACATTACAAGAAAATAACATAAATTTAGCAATAAACTCTAACAGAAAAACAGAATCAATAAAATATTATACATCAAAATTCTTAAATGACATAACATTTAATTATATAAGAGGAAATAACCCTAATATTCTACCTAAACCAGATCCAACCAATCTACTGAATATCCTTAAAAAATCCAACATAAAAAAAGAAGAAGCTTTATATGTGGGAGATACAAATGTAGATGTAGAAACATCACAAAATGCAGGAGTAGATTGCGTAATAGTTAAATGGGGACAAGGAAATGAGAAAAACATGAATAAAAATCATATAATGGGTGTTATAGATAAACCAGAAGATTTATATAGCTTCATAGAATAA
- a CDS encoding FeoA family protein, whose amino-acid sequence MTRTVNDLKEGETGVIKKPKITGSLGKHLREMGFVKGTPITFQRKAPLGYPIEVRIQGFSLALREEEAESIEIEDNSI is encoded by the coding sequence ATGACTAGAACAGTAAATGATTTAAAAGAAGGAGAAACTGGAGTAATAAAAAAACCAAAAATAACAGGATCTCTTGGTAAACATCTACGTGAAATGGGATTTGTTAAAGGAACACCCATAACATTTCAAAGAAAAGCACCACTAGGATACCCAATAGAAGTAAGAATTCAAGGATTTTCACTAGCTTTACGTGAAGAAGAAGCAGAATCAATAGAAATAGAAGATAACTCTATTTAA
- a CDS encoding GNAT family N-acetyltransferase — MQKEINKESIVTIKIATPDDAEELQKIYKKYVKNTAITFEVAVPSVKEFRDRITNTLKTYPYLKAVYNDKIIGYCYASKFITRAACNWSVETSIYVDEDYKQLGVGSKLYDSLEKILKEQNITNLNACISYPKIEDEYLTKNSENFHEHMGFKRVGEFHNCAYKFNNWYNMIYMEKIIGDHENNKEPIKTFDEVREIVKEKYNIC, encoded by the coding sequence ATGCAAAAGGAAATAAATAAAGAAAGTATAGTAACTATAAAAATTGCAACCCCAGATGATGCAGAAGAACTACAAAAAATATACAAAAAATACGTTAAAAACACTGCGATAACATTTGAAGTAGCTGTACCATCAGTAAAAGAATTCCGAGATCGTATAACCAACACCCTCAAAACATACCCCTACCTAAAAGCAGTATACAATGATAAAATTATAGGATACTGTTATGCAAGTAAATTTATAACACGAGCAGCATGTAACTGGTCAGTAGAAACATCAATATACGTAGATGAAGATTACAAACAATTAGGAGTAGGGTCCAAGTTATACGATTCTTTAGAAAAAATACTAAAAGAACAAAACATTACTAATCTTAATGCATGTATAAGCTACCCTAAAATTGAAGATGAATACCTAACAAAAAACAGCGAAAATTTCCATGAACACATGGGATTCAAAAGAGTAGGAGAATTTCACAACTGTGCATATAAATTCAACAACTGGTACAATATGATATACATGGAAAAAATAATAGGAGACCATGAAAACAATAAAGAACCCATAAAAACATTTGATGAAGTACGAGAAATAGTAAAAGAAAAATACAACATATGTTGA
- a CDS encoding HD domain-containing protein, with product MVFSRELMDDVEEIFENDYGGHDFFHTLRVMRIAKYIAKIEGANTEIVELASLLHDVDDYKITGRNMDSVENACKLMNKYNIDKQVQLQVTDIIKTVSFKANDTEIPSSLEGQVVQDADRLDALGAIGIARAFAYGGSRGNMIYNPNSKPNLNMNSDEYVKNKTTTINHFYEKLLLLKDMMNTETGYNIAIKRDQFMRDFLEEFYREWNNI from the coding sequence ATGGTATTTTCTAGGGAATTAATGGATGATGTTGAAGAGATATTTGAGAATGATTATGGAGGACATGATTTTTTTCACACACTGCGTGTCATGAGAATAGCAAAATACATAGCTAAAATAGAAGGAGCAAATACAGAAATAGTGGAACTTGCGTCATTACTTCATGATGTTGATGATTATAAGATAACAGGAAGAAATATGGATTCAGTTGAAAATGCATGTAAACTTATGAATAAGTATAATATTGATAAACAGGTACAACTACAAGTAACAGATATTATAAAAACAGTTTCTTTCAAGGCAAATGACACGGAAATTCCTTCTTCACTTGAGGGTCAGGTTGTACAGGATGCTGATAGATTAGATGCATTAGGGGCAATAGGTATTGCCAGAGCATTTGCTTATGGTGGTAGCAGAGGCAATATGATTTATAATCCAAATAGTAAGCCTAATCTTAACATGAATAGTGACGAGTATGTTAAGAATAAAACGACTACTATCAATCATTTCTATGAGAAACTGTTACTATTAAAAGATATGATGAATACAGAGACGGGTTATAATATTGCAATAAAAAGAGATCAGTTTATGAGAGATTTTCTTGAAGAATTTTATCGGGAGTGGAATAATATATGA
- the comB gene encoding 2-phosphosulfolactate phosphatase produces the protein MKIRVSQFNSTTDDLTIVIDLLRASTTITVALNNFNKVIPVNSTDKALDLQDNNTILAGEKDLKPIEGFDLSNSPHKIKDYTADTLVLKTTNGTRVLENIYNRNKNIKILIGSAINARAVADKALSLATDEIELIMAGWHGLFSTEDCIGAGLIVEEIVNIANERSIDLDVEESALISKLLSSNHDRARELIDTSLAAERLTKHGFKDDIVVCHEISKLDIVPLYKDGKIINL, from the coding sequence ATGAAAATAAGAGTATCTCAGTTTAATTCTACTACTGATGATTTAACAATTGTCATTGATTTATTAAGAGCAAGTACAACAATAACAGTGGCATTAAATAATTTCAATAAAGTAATTCCTGTTAACAGTACGGATAAAGCATTAGATTTACAGGATAATAATACAATACTAGCTGGAGAAAAGGATTTAAAACCAATCGAAGGATTTGATTTATCAAATTCTCCACATAAAATTAAAGATTATACTGCTGACACACTAGTATTAAAAACTACTAATGGAACACGTGTATTAGAAAACATATATAACAGAAATAAGAATATTAAGATATTAATAGGATCTGCAATTAATGCACGTGCTGTTGCAGATAAAGCATTATCATTAGCTACCGATGAAATAGAATTAATCATGGCTGGATGGCATGGACTTTTCAGTACAGAAGATTGTATAGGTGCTGGGTTAATAGTTGAAGAAATAGTAAATATTGCTAATGAAAGATCTATTGACTTAGATGTTGAAGAATCTGCATTGATTTCAAAGTTATTATCAAGTAATCATGATAGAGCTAGAGAATTAATAGATACCTCTCTTGCAGCAGAACGATTAACAAAACATGGTTTTAAAGATGACATAGTAGTTTGTCATGAAATCAGTAAACTTGACATAGTTCCTCTATATAAGGATGGTAAAATAATTAATTTATAA